From the Desulfuromonadaceae bacterium genome, the window GAGTATCTCTTGAACCGGGCTTGGCTGATCCAACGCCACAGGCCAGGTTTTTAGTTTAACTGCCGCCTCTGGTTTGGCATGCCCCTCCAGCAACGTCCGTTACTGCGCATTTTATCACGCTGGACAATCTGCCCCTGATCACTTATATTTGCGCCACGTGTTGCGATCCTTGATGAGGAGGAAGTTATGGTGCGTTATCTGTTGCTGTGTGGATTATTATTCGCCGTTCCGGCCTTTGCTGTCGAACCGATTGGCGCAGTGGTTAAGCTCTCCGGAAAAGTCAGCGTCTACCGGGATGGTGCGGTGCGGGGGGACGCGATTGAATCCCCCGATGCTCCTTTGTTTGCAGGAGATGTGATCAAAACCAAGCGGGACTCACAGGCCTTTCTGCTCTTTGTTGATGGCAATCGGGTGGTCTTGACGGAGAACAGCTCGCTGACGATTCAGGGGCTCGATCAAGCCAATGTCGATCGTGGGCGTGTCCTCTTCGAAATCAAAAAACGCGGCAGTGCGAAGGGGCTCGAAATTTCCTCGGCGACGGTGACGATGGGCGTCAAGGGGACCCGTTTCGCAGTGAATAACGATGCGAACCAGGTGGATATTTTCCTTCAGGAAGGGGCTTTGGCGATCGGCGCGCTGGAGGGGCAGTTCAGACGTTACAGCGACAGGATGGAAGCCGAATTCAAAGCCATGGAAGACCAGATGTTCCAGGAATTCAAATCTGCCGAAGATAAA encodes:
- a CDS encoding FecR family protein; translated protein: MVRYLLLCGLLFAVPAFAVEPIGAVVKLSGKVSVYRDGAVRGDAIESPDAPLFAGDVIKTKRDSQAFLLFVDGNRVVLTENSSLTIQGLDQANVDRGRVLFEIKKRGSAKGLEISSATVTMGVKGTRFAVNNDANQVDIFLQEGALAIGALEGQFRRYSDRMEAEFKAMEDQMFQEFKSAEDKMKVQFEDAQKQMMAGNVEVVSEFTLEAGSAIRVIGNDVWNAALPAWLAEEFALLDQF